A genomic region of Elaeis guineensis isolate ETL-2024a chromosome 9, EG11, whole genome shotgun sequence contains the following coding sequences:
- the LOC105033740 gene encoding probable serine/threonine-protein kinase WNK3 isoform X1, with protein MAADSCSSEQEQDEPDAGFVEVDPTGRYGRYREILGKGAFKTVYKAFDELEGMEVAWNQVKVADVLRNSDDLERLYSEVHLLKTLKHKNIIKFYNSWVDTKHDNINFITEVFTSGTLRQYRKKHKHVDVRALKNWSRQILSGLLYLHSHDPPVIHRDLKCDNIFVNGNHGEVKIGDLGLAAILRHAHSAHSVIGTPEFMAPELYEEEYNELVDIYAFGMCLLELVTFEYPYSECTNAAQIYKKVTSGVKPASLAKVKDPTIKQFIEKCIANASERLPARELLMDPFLLSDGENESISSYLQQVSDHADNVTSYACVKEPSITGRDFTVEGQRKDIKTIFLKLRIVDSTGQVRNIHFPFDIEEDTSISVATEMVAELDLTDQDVTTIAAMIDAEISAHVPEWMAGEALDSRVNELASDSHDSEAEDVHSPLPNESDNPLVLERLPSGRKYWCSPRRTGEESPPWPVQSNASAEFNLRASDDVPVEVCGGKDASLNNNDQREYHSHGSTSSNRQKDFPHSNGSSKDNLEINSPSASPGLQNRSPADMVNQDNELASLCHLCYNQHGATDEQCGGDDEQLPDTLLESESEDVRSVVQRLENLLVQQQKEIDELKKKHEMAIEDVFKGLHPHLRSRILDKFNLKINNNKVHC; from the exons ATGGCAGCAGATTCGTGCTCGTCCGAGCAGGAGCAGGACGAGCCAGACGCCGGGTTCGTGGAGGTCGATCCCACCGGTCGCTATGGCCGC TATCGTGAAATATTAGGAAAGGGTGCTTTCAAGACCGT CTATAAAGCATTTGACGAGTTGGAAGGCATGGAAGTTGCTTGGAATCAGGTGAAGGTGGCTGACGTGCTGCGGAACTCGGATGACCTGGAGCGCCTCTATTCTGAAGTCCACTTGCTTAAGACTCTGAAGCACAAGAATATAATCAAGTTTTACAACTCGTGGGTTGACACCAAGCATGATAATATCAACTTCATCACTGAGGTCTTCACATCAGGGACATTACGCCA GTATCGCAAGAAACACAAGCATGTAGATGTAAGAGCATTGAAGAATTGGTCTAGACAAATATTGAGCGGCCTCCTCTACCTCCACAGTCATGACCCTCCAGTTATTCACAGAGACTTGAAATGTGACAATATATTTGTGAATGGAAACCATGGTGAGGTGAAGATTGGCGACCTCGGATTGGCAGCCATTCTTCGACATGCTCATTCAGCTCACAGTGTTATTG GTACGCCGGAGTtcatggctccagagctgtatGAGGAAGAGTATAATGAGTTGGTTGACATTTATGCATTTGGCATGTGCTTACTGGAGCTGGTGACGTTTGAGTACCCATATTCGGAATGTACCAATGCAGCACAAATATACAAGAAAGTGACATCG GGAGTCAAGCCTGCATCATTGGCAAAGGTGAAGGACCCTACAATTAAACAATTTATAGAAAAATGCATTGCCAATGCTTCTGAACGATTGCCTGCAAGAGAATTATTAATGGATCCTTTTCTGCTATCGGATGGTGAGAATGAAAGCATCAGCTCTTATCTGCAGCAAGTTTCCGATCATGCAG ATAATGTTACCAGTTATGCATGTGTAAAAGAACCATCAATTACTGGCCGAGATTTCACAGTGGAAGGTCAACGCAAAGACATTAAGACGATATTTCTAAAGCTACGAATTGTAGATTCAACAG GTCAAGTTCGCAACATCCACTTCCCATTCGATATCGAAGAAGACACATCGATCAGTGTTGCCACTGAAATGGTTGCTGAGCTAGACCTTACAGATCAAGATGTTACGACCATTGCTGCAATGATAGATGCAGAAATATCGGCCCATGTTCCAGAATGGATGGCAGGTGAAGCTCTTGATAGCCGTGTCAATGAGTTAGCTTCAGATAGCCATGACTCTGAAGCTGAAGATGTACATTCTCCTCTGCCCAATGAATCAGATAATCCTCTAGTTCTAGAGCGGCTACCTTCTGGTCGGAAGTACTGGTGTTCTCCTAGGAGAACTGGTGAGGAGTCTCCACCATGGCCTGTACAATCAAATGCATCTGCTGAATTTAATTTGCGTGCAAGTGATGATGTACCTGTGGAGGTTTGTGGAGGGAAAGATGCTAGCTTAAATAATAATGACCAGAGGGAATATCACTCTCATGGCAGCACTTCATCTAACCGGCAGAAGGATTTCCCCCATTCTAATGGCAGTAGTAAAGACAATTTGGAAATCAATTCTCCATCAGCTTCTCCTGGTCTACAAAACCGATCCCCAGCTGATATGGTTAATCAAGATAATGAACTAGCTTCTTTATGTCATTTGTGTTACAATCAACATGGAGCCACTGATGAGCAGTGTGGGGGTGATGATGAACAGTTGCCTGATACATTATTGGAGAGTGAATCTGAGGATGTGAGATCTGTTGTTCAGAGGTTAGAGAATTTGTTGGTCCAGCAGCAGAAAgaaattgatgaactaaaaaagAAGCACGAGATGGCTATAGAAGATGTTTTTAAAGGACTGCATCCTCATCTTCGTAGTAGGATATTAGATAAATTCAACCTGAAAATTAATAACAATAAGGTCCATTGTTAG
- the LOC105033740 gene encoding probable serine/threonine-protein kinase WNK3 isoform X2 → MAAYKAFDELEGMEVAWNQVKVADVLRNSDDLERLYSEVHLLKTLKHKNIIKFYNSWVDTKHDNINFITEVFTSGTLRQYRKKHKHVDVRALKNWSRQILSGLLYLHSHDPPVIHRDLKCDNIFVNGNHGEVKIGDLGLAAILRHAHSAHSVIGTPEFMAPELYEEEYNELVDIYAFGMCLLELVTFEYPYSECTNAAQIYKKVTSGVKPASLAKVKDPTIKQFIEKCIANASERLPARELLMDPFLLSDGENESISSYLQQVSDHADNVTSYACVKEPSITGRDFTVEGQRKDIKTIFLKLRIVDSTGQVRNIHFPFDIEEDTSISVATEMVAELDLTDQDVTTIAAMIDAEISAHVPEWMAGEALDSRVNELASDSHDSEAEDVHSPLPNESDNPLVLERLPSGRKYWCSPRRTGEESPPWPVQSNASAEFNLRASDDVPVEVCGGKDASLNNNDQREYHSHGSTSSNRQKDFPHSNGSSKDNLEINSPSASPGLQNRSPADMVNQDNELASLCHLCYNQHGATDEQCGGDDEQLPDTLLESESEDVRSVVQRLENLLVQQQKEIDELKKKHEMAIEDVFKGLHPHLRSRILDKFNLKINNNKVHC, encoded by the exons ATGGCCGC CTATAAAGCATTTGACGAGTTGGAAGGCATGGAAGTTGCTTGGAATCAGGTGAAGGTGGCTGACGTGCTGCGGAACTCGGATGACCTGGAGCGCCTCTATTCTGAAGTCCACTTGCTTAAGACTCTGAAGCACAAGAATATAATCAAGTTTTACAACTCGTGGGTTGACACCAAGCATGATAATATCAACTTCATCACTGAGGTCTTCACATCAGGGACATTACGCCA GTATCGCAAGAAACACAAGCATGTAGATGTAAGAGCATTGAAGAATTGGTCTAGACAAATATTGAGCGGCCTCCTCTACCTCCACAGTCATGACCCTCCAGTTATTCACAGAGACTTGAAATGTGACAATATATTTGTGAATGGAAACCATGGTGAGGTGAAGATTGGCGACCTCGGATTGGCAGCCATTCTTCGACATGCTCATTCAGCTCACAGTGTTATTG GTACGCCGGAGTtcatggctccagagctgtatGAGGAAGAGTATAATGAGTTGGTTGACATTTATGCATTTGGCATGTGCTTACTGGAGCTGGTGACGTTTGAGTACCCATATTCGGAATGTACCAATGCAGCACAAATATACAAGAAAGTGACATCG GGAGTCAAGCCTGCATCATTGGCAAAGGTGAAGGACCCTACAATTAAACAATTTATAGAAAAATGCATTGCCAATGCTTCTGAACGATTGCCTGCAAGAGAATTATTAATGGATCCTTTTCTGCTATCGGATGGTGAGAATGAAAGCATCAGCTCTTATCTGCAGCAAGTTTCCGATCATGCAG ATAATGTTACCAGTTATGCATGTGTAAAAGAACCATCAATTACTGGCCGAGATTTCACAGTGGAAGGTCAACGCAAAGACATTAAGACGATATTTCTAAAGCTACGAATTGTAGATTCAACAG GTCAAGTTCGCAACATCCACTTCCCATTCGATATCGAAGAAGACACATCGATCAGTGTTGCCACTGAAATGGTTGCTGAGCTAGACCTTACAGATCAAGATGTTACGACCATTGCTGCAATGATAGATGCAGAAATATCGGCCCATGTTCCAGAATGGATGGCAGGTGAAGCTCTTGATAGCCGTGTCAATGAGTTAGCTTCAGATAGCCATGACTCTGAAGCTGAAGATGTACATTCTCCTCTGCCCAATGAATCAGATAATCCTCTAGTTCTAGAGCGGCTACCTTCTGGTCGGAAGTACTGGTGTTCTCCTAGGAGAACTGGTGAGGAGTCTCCACCATGGCCTGTACAATCAAATGCATCTGCTGAATTTAATTTGCGTGCAAGTGATGATGTACCTGTGGAGGTTTGTGGAGGGAAAGATGCTAGCTTAAATAATAATGACCAGAGGGAATATCACTCTCATGGCAGCACTTCATCTAACCGGCAGAAGGATTTCCCCCATTCTAATGGCAGTAGTAAAGACAATTTGGAAATCAATTCTCCATCAGCTTCTCCTGGTCTACAAAACCGATCCCCAGCTGATATGGTTAATCAAGATAATGAACTAGCTTCTTTATGTCATTTGTGTTACAATCAACATGGAGCCACTGATGAGCAGTGTGGGGGTGATGATGAACAGTTGCCTGATACATTATTGGAGAGTGAATCTGAGGATGTGAGATCTGTTGTTCAGAGGTTAGAGAATTTGTTGGTCCAGCAGCAGAAAgaaattgatgaactaaaaaagAAGCACGAGATGGCTATAGAAGATGTTTTTAAAGGACTGCATCCTCATCTTCGTAGTAGGATATTAGATAAATTCAACCTGAAAATTAATAACAATAAGGTCCATTGTTAG